Proteins from one Erpetoichthys calabaricus chromosome 11, fErpCal1.3, whole genome shotgun sequence genomic window:
- the LOC114660183 gene encoding prenylcysteine oxidase-like isoform X2 has translation MAVVIFLRFFLHLLLVFWCGVFVHGQEAEQGHGTPPSRIAVIGSGVGGTATAHFLRQHFGPDLQIDVFEKGSVGGRLATVTVNNQDYESGGSVIHSLNLHMQDFVKQIGLKYRRNVAGKTAVFNGKQIILEETDWYLLDLFRLWWRYGFSFIRLQMWVEETMEKFMRIYKYQAHGYAFSSVEQLLHSLGGGTFINMTRHTLSESLLELGVSQRFIDEVIAAVMRANYGQSVSVPAFVGAVSLAGAQTNLWAVEGGNKLVCSGLLTLAKTNLIQAKVTTVSLHKTDTIQYKLDFEAPKERGSELYDIVIVAAPLQNGMANITFENFDPPIPEMSGSYHHTVASIVHGYLNSTYFGFPDPKLFPFASICTVVDDDLFFNTVGNVCPVNVSTEFKRKQPQDAAVWKVFSQQPLEKKDLKTLFKSYYSVQVTDWQAYPEYGSTDKIPPIILHDNMYYLNGIEWAASAMEMSSVAAKNLALLAYHRWNQQTDMIDQKELMHKIKTEL, from the exons ATGGCCGTTGTGATATTCCTGCGCTTTTTCCTCCATCTACTTCTGGTCTTTTGGTGTGGGGTGTTTGTTCACGGACAGGAGGCGGAACAGGGACATGGGACTCCTCCGTCCAGAATAG CGGTGATAGGCTCTGGTGTAGGAGGCACAGCAACAGCACACTTCCTCCGGCAACATTTTGGTCCTGATCTACAGATTGATGTTTTTGAAAAAGGTTCTGTGGGTGGCCGACTGGCCACTGTCACCGTAAACAACCAGGATTATGAGTCAGGTGGCTCTGTCATCCATTCTTTAAACCTGCATATGCAGGACTTTGTTAAACAGATAG GGCTAAAGTACCGTCGGAATGTTGCTGGTAAAACAGCTGTATTTAATGGAAAGCAGATTATTCTTGAGGAAACTGACTGGTATCTACTTGACCTGTTTCGACTATGGTGGCGTTACGGGTTCAGTTTCATTCGGCTTCAAATGTgggttgaggagaccatggaaAAGTTCATGAG GATATACAAGTACCAGGCACATGGCTATGCATTTAGCTCCGTGGAGCAGCTGTTACATTCCTTGGGTGGAGGTACATTCATCAATATGACTCGCCACACCCTGTCAGAATCCCTCCTGGAGCTTGGTGTGTCACAGAGGTTCATTGATGAAGTCATTGCTGCAGTTATGAGGGCTAACTATGGTCAATCAGTCAGTGTTCCAGCATTTGTAG GTGCTGTATCCCTTGCTGGTGCCCAGACAAATCTATGGGCAGTTGAAGGTGGCAATAAATTAGTCTGCTCAGGTTTATTGACATTAGCCAAAACCAATTTGATTCAAGCCAAAGTAACAACTGTTTCTCTGCATAAAACAG atacaatacagtacaagCTGGACTTTGAGGCACCAAAGGAGAGGGGCTCAGAGTTATACGACATTGTAATTGTGGCTGCACCCTTACAGAATGGAATGGCGAATATAACTTTTGAAAACTTTGATCCTCCAATCCCAGAGATGTCTGGATCATACCACCATACAGTGGCATCTATAGTGCATGGATATCTTAATAGCACTTATTTTGGCTTTCCTGATCCAAAACTATTTCCTTTTGCAAGCATATGTACAGTTGTTGAtgatgatttgttttttaatacagttGGCAATGTTTGCCCAGTCAATGTCTCCACTGAATTCAAAAGAAAGCAACCTCAAGACGCTGCTGTATGGAAAGTTTTCTCCCAGCAGCCTTTGGAAAAGAAAGATCTGAAAACCCTTTTCAAGTCTTATTATTCTGTTCAGGTCACTGACTGGCAAGCATATCCCGAGTATGGCTCCACTGATAAAATTCCACCCATAATCCTACATGACAATATGTATTATCTTAATGGCATTGAATGGGCAGCTAGCGCCATGGAGATGAGTTCAGTGGCTGCTAAAAACCTTGCTCTATTAGCCTATCATCGGTGGAACCAACAGACAGATATGATTGATCAAAAGGAGTTAATGCACAAGATTAAAACGGAACTTTAA
- the LOC114660183 gene encoding prenylcysteine oxidase-like isoform X1: MAVVIFLRFFLHLLLVFWCGVFVHGQEAEQGHGTPPSRIAVIGSGVGGTATAHFLRQHFGPDLQIDVFEKGSVGGRLATVTVNNQDYESGGSVIHSLNLHMQDFVKQIGLKYRRNVAGKTAVFNGKQIILEETDWYLLDLFRLWWRYGFSFIRLQMWVEETMEKFMRIYKYQAHGYAFSSVEQLLHSLGGGTFINMTRHTLSESLLELGVSQRFIDEVIAAVMRANYGQSVSVPAFVGAVSLAGAQTNLWAVEGGNKLVCSGLLTLAKTNLIQAKVTTVSLHKTADTIQYKLDFEAPKERGSELYDIVIVAAPLQNGMANITFENFDPPIPEMSGSYHHTVASIVHGYLNSTYFGFPDPKLFPFASICTVVDDDLFFNTVGNVCPVNVSTEFKRKQPQDAAVWKVFSQQPLEKKDLKTLFKSYYSVQVTDWQAYPEYGSTDKIPPIILHDNMYYLNGIEWAASAMEMSSVAAKNLALLAYHRWNQQTDMIDQKELMHKIKTEL, encoded by the exons ATGGCCGTTGTGATATTCCTGCGCTTTTTCCTCCATCTACTTCTGGTCTTTTGGTGTGGGGTGTTTGTTCACGGACAGGAGGCGGAACAGGGACATGGGACTCCTCCGTCCAGAATAG CGGTGATAGGCTCTGGTGTAGGAGGCACAGCAACAGCACACTTCCTCCGGCAACATTTTGGTCCTGATCTACAGATTGATGTTTTTGAAAAAGGTTCTGTGGGTGGCCGACTGGCCACTGTCACCGTAAACAACCAGGATTATGAGTCAGGTGGCTCTGTCATCCATTCTTTAAACCTGCATATGCAGGACTTTGTTAAACAGATAG GGCTAAAGTACCGTCGGAATGTTGCTGGTAAAACAGCTGTATTTAATGGAAAGCAGATTATTCTTGAGGAAACTGACTGGTATCTACTTGACCTGTTTCGACTATGGTGGCGTTACGGGTTCAGTTTCATTCGGCTTCAAATGTgggttgaggagaccatggaaAAGTTCATGAG GATATACAAGTACCAGGCACATGGCTATGCATTTAGCTCCGTGGAGCAGCTGTTACATTCCTTGGGTGGAGGTACATTCATCAATATGACTCGCCACACCCTGTCAGAATCCCTCCTGGAGCTTGGTGTGTCACAGAGGTTCATTGATGAAGTCATTGCTGCAGTTATGAGGGCTAACTATGGTCAATCAGTCAGTGTTCCAGCATTTGTAG GTGCTGTATCCCTTGCTGGTGCCCAGACAAATCTATGGGCAGTTGAAGGTGGCAATAAATTAGTCTGCTCAGGTTTATTGACATTAGCCAAAACCAATTTGATTCAAGCCAAAGTAACAACTGTTTCTCTGCATAAAACAG cagatacaatacagtacaagCTGGACTTTGAGGCACCAAAGGAGAGGGGCTCAGAGTTATACGACATTGTAATTGTGGCTGCACCCTTACAGAATGGAATGGCGAATATAACTTTTGAAAACTTTGATCCTCCAATCCCAGAGATGTCTGGATCATACCACCATACAGTGGCATCTATAGTGCATGGATATCTTAATAGCACTTATTTTGGCTTTCCTGATCCAAAACTATTTCCTTTTGCAAGCATATGTACAGTTGTTGAtgatgatttgttttttaatacagttGGCAATGTTTGCCCAGTCAATGTCTCCACTGAATTCAAAAGAAAGCAACCTCAAGACGCTGCTGTATGGAAAGTTTTCTCCCAGCAGCCTTTGGAAAAGAAAGATCTGAAAACCCTTTTCAAGTCTTATTATTCTGTTCAGGTCACTGACTGGCAAGCATATCCCGAGTATGGCTCCACTGATAAAATTCCACCCATAATCCTACATGACAATATGTATTATCTTAATGGCATTGAATGGGCAGCTAGCGCCATGGAGATGAGTTCAGTGGCTGCTAAAAACCTTGCTCTATTAGCCTATCATCGGTGGAACCAACAGACAGATATGATTGATCAAAAGGAGTTAATGCACAAGATTAAAACGGAACTTTAA